The proteins below are encoded in one region of Syntrophotalea carbinolica DSM 2380:
- the atpD gene encoding F0F1 ATP synthase subunit beta, whose protein sequence is MKRQADRSGTVVAVRGGIVDARFDGEMPALHSLLLAGAQDEIVVEVMLHLDGGHVRGNALTPTQGLACGDTIKDSGAPLQAPVGQAILGRVFNVFGQPIDRREPPDGCRWRSVLTKPAGLTERSSKTEMFITGIKAIDVLAPLERGGKAGLFGGAGVGKTVLITELIHNMVGQHEGVSLFCGIGERCREGEELFREMREAGVLDNTVMVFGQMNEPPGARFRVGLTALTMAEYFRDDQGRDVLLLIDNIFRFIQAGMEISGLLGLMPSRLGYQPTMGTELAELQERISSTRHAAITSIQAVYVPADDFTDPAAVHTFSHLSASIVLSRRRASEGLYPAIDPLASTSNILNPRIVGERHYRLAQEIRRTLATYEELKDIIAMLGLEELSREDRRIVFRARRLERFLTQPFHTTQQFTGMQGRTVALDAALNGCEAILNDEFSEAPEKILYMIGGLEEARQRLREEETAGHGEEPP, encoded by the coding sequence ATGAAACGACAGGCTGATCGTTCAGGAACCGTGGTGGCAGTGCGCGGCGGCATTGTCGACGCCCGCTTTGATGGGGAGATGCCGGCGCTGCACTCCCTGCTGCTGGCCGGAGCACAGGACGAGATCGTGGTGGAGGTCATGCTGCATCTCGACGGCGGCCATGTGCGCGGCAATGCCTTGACACCGACCCAGGGGCTGGCTTGCGGAGATACCATCAAGGACAGTGGGGCGCCCCTGCAGGCACCGGTCGGGCAGGCAATCCTGGGGCGGGTGTTCAATGTCTTCGGTCAGCCCATCGACAGGCGTGAGCCGCCCGACGGGTGTCGTTGGCGCTCGGTTCTGACCAAGCCGGCCGGCCTGACGGAACGGTCGTCCAAAACCGAAATGTTCATCACCGGCATCAAGGCCATCGATGTGCTGGCACCGCTGGAACGGGGCGGCAAAGCCGGTCTTTTCGGTGGCGCCGGGGTCGGCAAGACCGTGCTGATTACCGAACTGATCCACAACATGGTCGGACAGCACGAAGGGGTGTCCCTGTTTTGCGGCATCGGCGAACGCTGCCGCGAAGGAGAGGAATTATTCCGTGAGATGCGGGAGGCCGGGGTACTCGACAATACGGTGATGGTGTTCGGCCAGATGAACGAACCGCCCGGAGCGCGGTTCCGGGTGGGCCTGACCGCCTTGACCATGGCGGAATATTTCCGTGACGACCAGGGTCGCGATGTACTGTTGTTGATCGACAATATCTTTCGCTTTATCCAGGCCGGCATGGAAATCTCCGGCCTGTTGGGTCTGATGCCGTCACGACTCGGCTATCAACCGACAATGGGCACCGAGCTGGCCGAATTGCAGGAGCGGATTTCAAGTACCCGGCACGCCGCGATCACCTCGATTCAAGCCGTGTATGTACCGGCCGATGATTTTACCGACCCGGCAGCGGTACACACCTTCTCGCACCTGTCGGCTTCCATCGTGCTGTCGCGCCGGCGCGCCAGCGAGGGGCTCTATCCGGCCATCGATCCCCTGGCGTCAACCTCCAACATACTCAATCCCCGCATTGTCGGCGAACGCCATTACCGTCTGGCGCAGGAGATCCGCCGCACCCTGGCAACCTACGAAGAGCTTAAGGACATTATCGCCATGCTCGGGCTGGAGGAACTGTCGCGGGAAGATCGGCGCATTGTCTTCCGGGCAAGACGCCTGGAGCGTTTTTTGACCCAGCCTTTTCACACCACCCAACAGTTTACCGGCATGCAGGGTCGCACGGTGGCCCTCGATGCGGCGCTAAATGGCTGTGAGGCTATTCTCAACGACGAATTTTCCGAAGCCCCGGAAAAAATCCTCTACATGATCGGCGGCCTTGAAGAAGCACGCCAGCGGTTGCGCGAGGAGGAAACGGCTGGACATGGAGAGGAGCCGCCATGA
- a CDS encoding F0F1 ATP synthase subunit epsilon — MRLRVQTPAERILDCPVTKVVAEGLNGSFCLRPRHVDLVSAVVPGLFYYETAEGQGHYIALDRGLLVKRETLVSVSVRNAVAAGELEDLLEVVQLRFKALDEQERVVRSAVARLESDFLRRFMELS, encoded by the coding sequence ATGAGGCTAAGGGTCCAGACGCCGGCGGAGCGGATCCTCGATTGCCCCGTAACCAAAGTGGTGGCCGAAGGTTTGAACGGTTCGTTCTGCCTGCGGCCACGGCACGTCGATCTGGTATCGGCGGTGGTGCCGGGCCTGTTCTATTACGAAACGGCAGAGGGCCAAGGGCACTACATCGCCCTCGATCGTGGTTTGCTGGTGAAACGCGAGACGCTGGTGTCGGTGTCGGTGCGCAATGCCGTTGCAGCCGGGGAGCTGGAGGATTTGCTCGAAGTCGTACAGCTGCGCTTCAAGGCCCTGGATGAGCAGGAACGGGTGGTTCGCAGTGCCGTGGCGCGTCTGGAATCCGACTTTTTACGGCGCTTTATGGAGCTATCATGA
- a CDS encoding AtpZ/AtpI family protein: MTEDKDKPRRSGQQSREDLRRLLAAKQERKLRAIGQRDRNAWFGLGMFGLVGWSVAIPAVALTALGVWIDARHAGPYSWTLMLLVIGVGLGCVNAWFWISRERKEIETQRHEPPKEDLHDTD; the protein is encoded by the coding sequence ATGACCGAAGATAAAGACAAACCCCGACGCTCCGGACAACAATCGCGCGAGGATCTGCGCCGTTTGCTGGCCGCCAAGCAGGAGCGCAAACTGCGGGCCATTGGACAACGTGACCGCAACGCCTGGTTCGGCCTCGGCATGTTCGGCCTGGTCGGCTGGTCGGTCGCCATCCCGGCCGTGGCGCTTACCGCCCTTGGCGTATGGATAGACGCCCGGCATGCCGGCCCCTATTCCTGGACGCTGATGCTGTTGGTCATTGGCGTCGGTCTCGGTTGCGTCAATGCCTGGTTCTGGATCAGCCGCGAGCGCAAGGAGATCGAGACGCAGCGCCACGAACCGCCGAAGGAGGATTTACATGATACCGACTGA
- a CDS encoding ATP synthase subunit I, whose amino-acid sequence MIPTELGRMALALLTGLLLGAGYFGGLYLTVKSLKRCASPRLLLTASFLIRLLVVLGVFYLLSDWGALVMLTAMGGFLIARLGWLRSRYGRGA is encoded by the coding sequence ATGATACCGACTGAACTCGGTCGCATGGCCCTGGCGCTGCTCACGGGGCTGTTGTTGGGGGCGGGATATTTCGGCGGACTCTACCTGACGGTGAAATCCCTGAAGCGCTGCGCTTCGCCACGACTGTTGCTGACAGCCAGCTTCCTGATTCGACTGCTGGTGGTGCTGGGTGTTTTCTATCTCCTGTCCGATTGGGGAGCGCTGGTCATGCTGACAGCCATGGGCGGATTTCTCATCGCGCGACTGGGTTGGCTTCGATCGCGATATGGGCGGGGAGCGTAG
- a CDS encoding F0F1 ATP synthase subunit A, with amino-acid sequence MEITPDIFIYWQWHDFKINATIAITWLNMLLLVLGAWSVTRKLSDGGSLSRWQNLLEVLVSGMEEQIHDMGLAPPREFLPFLGSLFLFVLFSNILSVIPGYVAPTGSLSTTTALAVCVFLSVPLWGIQRRGLSGYLRMYIKPSVFMLPFNVMGEVSRTLALAVRLFGNVMSGSMIAGILLSIAPLFFPVLMQLLGLITGVIQAYIFAVLAAVYIAAAAQMEQQREAKAEVQGPSSNTQG; translated from the coding sequence ATGGAAATCACACCCGACATCTTCATCTATTGGCAATGGCATGATTTCAAAATCAATGCCACCATCGCCATCACCTGGCTCAACATGCTGCTGTTGGTTCTGGGCGCCTGGTCGGTAACCCGCAAGCTTTCCGACGGGGGCAGCCTGTCCCGTTGGCAGAATCTTCTCGAGGTACTGGTTTCCGGCATGGAAGAACAGATTCACGATATGGGTCTGGCGCCGCCCCGTGAATTCCTGCCGTTTCTCGGCAGCCTGTTTCTGTTCGTGCTGTTCTCCAACATCCTGTCGGTGATTCCCGGTTACGTGGCACCCACCGGATCGCTGTCAACCACCACCGCACTGGCCGTCTGCGTGTTCCTGTCTGTGCCGCTGTGGGGCATACAACGACGCGGGTTGAGCGGCTACCTGCGGATGTACATCAAACCATCGGTGTTTATGCTGCCGTTTAACGTCATGGGCGAAGTTTCCCGCACTCTGGCCCTGGCGGTGCGTCTGTTCGGCAATGTCATGAGCGGCAGCATGATCGCCGGTATTCTGTTGTCCATTGCGCCCCTTTTCTTTCCGGTGTTGATGCAGCTTCTCGGCCTCATCACCGGAGTTATCCAGGCTTACATCTTTGCGGTGCTGGCGGCGGTCTATATTGCCGCGGCAGCACAGATGGAGCAACAGCGAGAAGCGAAGGCCGAAGTCCAGGGCCCAAGTTCCAATACCCAAGGTTAA
- a CDS encoding F0F1 ATP synthase subunit C gives MDYLAWVAVASILSAGLCIGIGAIGPALGEGRALAQALAALAQQPDEANTITRTLFVGLAMVESTAIYCFVVSMILIFANPFWRFFLVRAGEGG, from the coding sequence ATGGATTATCTGGCATGGGTCGCCGTCGCATCGATCTTGTCGGCGGGGCTCTGTATAGGCATCGGCGCCATCGGCCCGGCCCTCGGTGAAGGGCGCGCCCTGGCTCAGGCGTTGGCGGCTCTGGCACAGCAACCGGATGAAGCCAACACCATTACCCGCACCTTGTTTGTCGGGCTGGCCATGGTCGAATCCACGGCGATTTACTGTTTCGTGGTCTCCATGATTCTGATTTTCGCCAATCCGTTCTGGCGTTTTTTCCTGGTCAGAGCGGGAGAAGGGGGCTGA
- a CDS encoding ATP synthase subunit b 2 — MLIDWFTVSAQAINFLILVALLKRFLYGPVLRAMDRREERLASCFAEAENKRLEAQQLEENYRSLLQELEEARGVKLRQVEEEIEDQRHKLLAAARQEAAEIQSAWAASIRDERSSFFTELKKRVGSEMLNIARKSLGDLANIELEQLMVERFNERLAQLDRNEQQQVALAASERGVLVRSPFTLPPELRDRLTQGVRQALGEEIDMQYQDRADMPLGIELTVGGLKLSWGVDSYFEQLERDVATLYDAQAATVSEGSP; from the coding sequence GTGCTCATCGATTGGTTCACCGTATCTGCTCAAGCGATCAATTTCCTGATTCTGGTGGCTTTGCTCAAGCGGTTTTTATACGGCCCTGTTCTGCGCGCCATGGATCGTCGCGAAGAGCGCCTGGCCAGTTGCTTTGCCGAGGCCGAAAACAAGAGGCTCGAAGCACAGCAGCTCGAAGAGAACTACCGCAGCCTGTTGCAGGAGTTGGAGGAGGCGCGGGGGGTCAAGTTGCGCCAGGTGGAAGAGGAAATCGAAGACCAACGCCACAAGTTGCTCGCCGCGGCCAGACAGGAAGCGGCCGAAATACAGAGTGCCTGGGCGGCGTCCATCCGGGACGAACGGTCCTCTTTTTTCACCGAGCTTAAAAAACGGGTGGGCAGCGAGATGCTGAATATCGCCCGTAAATCCCTCGGCGATCTGGCCAATATCGAACTGGAACAGCTGATGGTGGAGCGTTTCAACGAGCGTTTGGCGCAGCTCGACCGCAATGAGCAGCAACAGGTCGCCCTTGCAGCCTCTGAGCGCGGCGTCTTGGTGCGCAGTCCTTTTACCCTACCGCCGGAGCTGCGTGACCGCCTGACCCAAGGGGTGCGGCAGGCATTGGGTGAGGAAATCGACATGCAGTACCAGGACCGGGCCGACATGCCCCTCGGCATCGAATTAACGGTTGGCGGGTTGAAACTGTCCTGGGGCGTTGACAGTTACTTTGAACAATTGGAACGGGATGTCGCCACACTCTACGATGCTCAGGCCGCAACCGTTTCCGAGGGAAGCCCATGA
- a CDS encoding alternate F1F0 ATPase, F1 subunit alpha: MKDTLPSATQVLKEAFDTLDSALENFSPVLAVQHVGWVEYIGKGIARVGGLPGVRCEELLAFPGGLLGLALDADEDQVGVVLFGDYTHLQAGDEVRRTGRVLDVPVGDGLIGRVVNPVGRCLDGGKPVAFQRQLPVERPAPPIMDRLPVTQPLMTGIKVIDALIPIGRGQRELILGDRQTGKTAIAIDAIINQRDQDVVCIYCAIGQRAASVAGVVTELRNCGALDYTIVVVAEGDAPPGLQYIAPYAATSMAEHFMEHGRDVLIVYDDLTRHARAYREISLLLRRPPGREAFPGDIFYVHSRLLERATHLNEPRGGGSLTALPIIETEAQNLSAYIPTNLISITDGQIYLSPELFQKGLLPSVDVGKSVSRVGGKTQLAAYRAVAGDLRLTYAQFEELEAFARFGTRLDEETRQVLHRGRRVRAILKQTQSSPRTAPQQVLVLHSLNSGVFDTVDEEALPAAEQAICAAVSEIPEIVDKILQGKTLSQEDLDVMHTVAKRVTRPFIKLGEEGHAGAAGDAT; this comes from the coding sequence ATGAAAGACACACTTCCATCCGCAACACAGGTACTCAAAGAGGCTTTCGATACCCTCGATTCGGCACTGGAAAATTTCTCGCCTGTGTTGGCGGTGCAGCATGTGGGATGGGTGGAGTATATCGGCAAGGGGATCGCGCGAGTTGGCGGACTGCCCGGGGTGCGCTGCGAGGAATTGCTGGCGTTTCCCGGCGGCCTGCTCGGCCTGGCGCTGGATGCCGATGAAGACCAGGTGGGGGTTGTGCTGTTTGGCGATTATACGCACCTGCAGGCCGGAGACGAGGTGCGACGTACCGGTCGGGTCCTGGATGTACCGGTCGGTGACGGGCTGATCGGACGGGTGGTGAATCCGGTCGGGCGCTGTCTGGACGGCGGCAAACCCGTGGCCTTCCAGAGGCAGCTTCCGGTGGAACGCCCCGCACCGCCCATCATGGACCGCCTGCCGGTTACCCAACCGTTGATGACCGGCATCAAGGTCATCGATGCCCTGATTCCCATCGGCCGCGGACAGCGCGAACTTATCTTGGGCGACCGGCAGACCGGCAAGACCGCCATTGCGATCGATGCCATTATCAACCAGCGGGATCAGGATGTGGTGTGCATCTATTGCGCCATCGGACAGCGCGCGGCCAGTGTGGCCGGGGTCGTCACCGAGTTGCGCAATTGCGGGGCCCTCGATTATACCATTGTGGTGGTCGCCGAAGGCGATGCACCGCCGGGCCTGCAGTACATTGCCCCGTATGCCGCGACCAGCATGGCTGAGCATTTTATGGAACATGGCCGCGATGTCCTGATCGTGTACGACGACCTGACGCGCCATGCCCGGGCCTATCGCGAGATCTCCCTGCTGTTGCGCCGTCCGCCGGGGCGCGAGGCTTTCCCCGGCGACATCTTCTATGTCCACTCGCGGCTGCTGGAGCGGGCCACGCATCTCAACGAACCGCGTGGCGGCGGCAGCCTGACCGCTCTGCCCATCATCGAAACCGAGGCCCAGAATCTCTCGGCCTACATCCCGACCAACCTGATATCGATTACCGACGGACAGATCTATCTGTCTCCGGAGCTTTTTCAGAAGGGATTGCTGCCATCGGTCGATGTCGGAAAATCCGTTTCCCGTGTCGGCGGCAAGACCCAGTTGGCGGCGTATCGGGCCGTGGCAGGGGATCTGCGCCTGACCTATGCCCAGTTCGAAGAACTCGAGGCTTTTGCGCGCTTCGGTACGCGTCTCGATGAAGAGACCCGCCAGGTTCTGCACCGCGGCCGCAGGGTTCGGGCCATTCTCAAACAGACGCAATCCAGTCCGCGCACCGCACCTCAACAGGTGCTGGTGCTGCATAGCCTGAACAGCGGCGTGTTCGATACCGTGGATGAAGAGGCCCTGCCCGCAGCGGAACAGGCGATCTGTGCCGCGGTGAGCGAAATACCTGAAATCGTCGATAAGATTCTACAGGGCAAGACCCTGTCGCAGGAGGATCTGGATGTCATGCATACGGTCGCCAAGCGCGTTACGCGACCGTTTATCAAGCTCGGGGAGGAAGGTCATGCCGGCGCTGCAGGAGATGCAACGTAA
- a CDS encoding F0F1 ATP synthase subunit gamma yields MPALQEMQRKIKSAADLHMVVRTMKALAAVSIRQYEDAVRALDSYYEAVELGLRAVLRDHPLAGRSASSGDTVALILGSDQGMAGRFNEAMLEFAAGWLQRDAEIKGSPECWVAGEKVAGGVEERFGKIGEFFALPTSVQGITATVQEVLIRFEKRRSQGQCRLLLFHNRPSAGTGYEQQCVLLLPPDEHWFRHMAGQKWPGRCLPMIAAGWEQTFPALISEYLFVTLFRGFATSLAAENAARLAAMQRAEKNIDELQADLQSRYHTLRQTVITEELFDIISGFEALGGAQRRAGRKDGKIT; encoded by the coding sequence ATGCCGGCGCTGCAGGAGATGCAACGTAAAATAAAAAGTGCAGCGGATCTGCACATGGTGGTACGTACCATGAAGGCCCTGGCGGCGGTAAGCATCCGCCAATACGAGGATGCCGTACGCGCTCTCGACAGTTATTATGAAGCTGTGGAGTTGGGACTGCGCGCCGTACTGCGGGATCACCCCCTGGCCGGACGCAGCGCATCGAGCGGAGACACGGTGGCCCTGATTCTCGGATCCGACCAGGGCATGGCCGGCCGGTTCAACGAAGCCATGCTGGAATTTGCAGCCGGCTGGCTGCAGCGCGACGCCGAAATCAAGGGTTCACCGGAGTGCTGGGTGGCGGGTGAAAAGGTCGCTGGCGGGGTGGAAGAGCGTTTCGGCAAGATCGGAGAATTCTTCGCCCTGCCCACTTCGGTGCAGGGCATCACCGCCACCGTGCAGGAAGTGCTGATCCGCTTCGAGAAGCGCCGCAGCCAAGGCCAGTGCCGCTTGCTGCTGTTTCACAATCGGCCCTCGGCCGGAACCGGCTACGAGCAACAGTGCGTGTTGCTGCTCCCCCCCGATGAACACTGGTTTCGGCACATGGCAGGGCAAAAGTGGCCCGGGCGCTGTCTGCCGATGATCGCCGCAGGCTGGGAGCAGACTTTTCCCGCCCTCATCAGCGAATACCTTTTCGTTACTCTGTTTCGCGGTTTTGCAACCTCCCTCGCAGCGGAAAATGCCGCCCGGCTGGCGGCCATGCAACGTGCCGAAAAAAACATCGATGAACTCCAGGCCGACCTGCAATCCCGTTACCACACGCTGCGGCAGACAGTGATCACCGAAGAGCTGTTCGATATCATTTCGGGTTTTGAAGCCCTCGGCGGTGCGCAGCGCCGAGCCGGGCGCAAGGATGGCAAGATCACTTGA
- a CDS encoding ferritin family protein — protein MPEFANPFAGNACNRLLTKQELIRSIRYMVAAEYEAVQLYMQLAESTDDKLAIEVLKDIADEERIHAGEFLRLLKHLAPDEEELYEEGSEEVEEIMEKMGLK, from the coding sequence ATGCCTGAATTCGCCAATCCCTTTGCCGGCAATGCCTGCAACCGCCTGTTGACCAAGCAGGAACTGATCCGCTCCATCCGTTACATGGTCGCCGCCGAATACGAAGCGGTGCAGCTTTACATGCAATTGGCCGAGTCGACGGACGACAAGCTGGCCATCGAGGTCCTTAAAGATATCGCCGATGAGGAGCGGATACATGCCGGGGAGTTTTTACGTTTGCTTAAACATCTGGCTCCGGATGAAGAAGAGCTTTATGAGGAAGGATCGGAAGAGGTTGAGGAGATAATGGAGAAGATGGGACTCAAGTGA
- a CDS encoding radical SAM protein, protein MENSTPSKSPDWHFEQGPIRPPSEARSLLLRISRNCPWNRCTFCPVYKGQKFSLRSVEDVCADIDAVARHLQVLRRQCQEGGYASQGVWQLLHDRLPTQEQAPFRAAAHWLSGGLQSVFLQDADGLITGPARLTAILHHLRSTFPWPFRITAYTRSKTVLRFQVEELVALRKAGLTRLHIGLESGCDEVLEKVCKGATRDIHIRAGRRIRQAELELSEYFMPGLGGRALSERHARDSASALSAINPDFIRLRTLAIPEGIPLHDDWRSGRFQLCSSLEIALELLVFLENLDGFTGKLASDHALNLFEDLNGTLPDDIPRLVGMLREFIDLPDERRCLYLIGRRGGVLRGLQDLQDSGRESAAAALCEELGATVDNVEEICRLLLQRFI, encoded by the coding sequence ATGGAAAATTCAACACCATCGAAATCACCGGACTGGCATTTCGAGCAGGGGCCTATCCGGCCACCGAGCGAAGCCCGAAGCCTGTTGTTGCGTATCAGCCGCAACTGCCCGTGGAATCGCTGTACCTTCTGCCCGGTCTATAAAGGACAAAAGTTTTCGCTTCGTTCGGTAGAGGATGTCTGCGCCGACATAGACGCTGTCGCCAGACATCTGCAGGTTTTACGCCGGCAATGCCAGGAAGGTGGATACGCGTCACAGGGCGTGTGGCAGTTGTTGCACGATCGTCTGCCGACACAGGAACAAGCACCGTTCCGCGCTGCTGCACACTGGCTGTCCGGCGGATTGCAATCGGTTTTTTTACAGGATGCCGACGGTCTGATTACCGGGCCGGCCAGGTTGACAGCGATTCTCCATCATCTGCGCAGCACCTTTCCCTGGCCGTTTCGCATTACCGCCTACACCCGCTCCAAAACGGTACTGCGCTTTCAGGTCGAAGAGCTGGTGGCTCTGCGCAAGGCTGGTCTGACACGGCTGCATATCGGACTGGAGTCGGGCTGCGACGAGGTATTGGAAAAAGTCTGCAAAGGAGCAACCCGCGACATTCACATCCGGGCCGGCCGGCGGATCAGACAAGCGGAACTCGAACTGTCCGAATATTTCATGCCGGGCCTTGGCGGCAGGGCTCTGTCGGAGCGCCATGCCCGCGATTCCGCAAGCGCCCTGAGTGCTATCAATCCCGACTTTATCCGGTTGCGTACCCTGGCCATTCCGGAGGGAATCCCTTTACATGACGACTGGCGCAGCGGCCGCTTCCAACTGTGCAGCAGCCTGGAAATCGCCCTCGAACTGCTGGTGTTTCTGGAAAATCTGGACGGTTTCACCGGCAAGTTGGCAAGCGATCACGCTCTGAACCTGTTCGAGGATTTGAACGGTACCCTGCCGGATGATATCCCCCGACTGGTAGGGATGTTGCGGGAGTTTATCGACCTACCCGACGAAAGGCGCTGCCTCTATCTGATCGGGCGCCGGGGCGGGGTATTGCGCGGACTGCAGGATCTGCAGGATTCCGGCAGAGAATCCGCTGCCGCGGCGCTCTGCGAAGAGTTGGGCGCCACGGTGGATAACGTCGAAGAAATCTGCCGGCTTCTGCTGCAACGTTTTATCTGA
- a CDS encoding methylated-DNA--[protein]-cysteine S-methyltransferase, giving the protein MLHTCTIDTPLGIMTAAADDGKLAILRFCGPKGLFTDTANCAERPDNPVLVALRAWLDDYFDGKRPRPNLPLEPRGTPFQKAVWEILKQVPYGATITYGEVAKKLAAARGLASMSAQAVGGAAGRNPIAILIPCHRVIGADGRLTGYAGGLDKKQALLQLEGASFHEHPTIRSIPEHP; this is encoded by the coding sequence ATGCTGCATACCTGCACCATCGATACGCCGTTGGGGATTATGACGGCGGCTGCCGACGACGGCAAACTTGCGATACTGAGGTTCTGCGGCCCCAAAGGCTTATTCACCGACACCGCAAACTGCGCGGAGCGCCCTGACAATCCCGTACTGGTCGCTTTACGAGCCTGGCTGGACGATTATTTCGACGGCAAAAGACCCCGCCCGAACCTGCCGCTGGAGCCGCGGGGAACCCCCTTTCAAAAAGCCGTATGGGAGATTTTGAAGCAGGTACCCTACGGTGCCACCATCACCTATGGCGAGGTCGCCAAAAAGCTCGCTGCAGCAAGGGGGCTGGCATCCATGTCGGCACAGGCTGTGGGTGGTGCGGCCGGACGCAATCCCATCGCCATTCTGATCCCGTGTCATCGGGTGATCGGCGCGGATGGCCGTCTTACCGGCTATGCCGGCGGACTGGATAAAAAGCAGGCTTTATTGCAGTTGGAAGGGGCCTCCTTTCATGAGCACCCCACTATCCGTTCTATCCCTGAACATCCTTGA